From the Fusobacterium ulcerans ATCC 49185 genome, the window GTAAGAGGAACTTTTGTATAGGCATCCCCACCAAAAACAATAAGAGCAAGTCTGTCATCGGTTCTTTTATCTATAAATTCACTAAGAACCTCTTTAGCTTTTTCCAGACGATTTGGAGTAAAATCCTCTTGAAGCATAGATTGAGAAAGATCCAAAGATATTGCAATATCAATACCATCTTTTTTCACAATTCTGTTTTCTGATAATAACTGAGGTCTTGCTAGAGCTGTTATCATCAGTATCAATGAAAGAAGGATAAGATATTTTCCAATAAGATATTTTTTTGTTTTTAATTTGAAATTTTTGATAGGTTCGATTCCAGGAACTTCAATACCTTTATTTTTCCTTTTTTTCAGAAAAAAGAAAATGACAACAGGTATCAGAATAAGGAAGTATGGTGCTGCAAATTTAAACATTATTCTTTTACCTCCTTTATTTTTCCATATATTTCAAAAGCTTTTTCTTTACTCTGTTGAAAGTAGTCATCTCTGTCTTTAGAGAATTTATAATTATCCAGCCATTCAATAAATTGAATATCCTCATCATTGAGCTTTTTTAATGGAGAGTAAATACCATTGATAAAATGAGAACCATATTTTTTGTCTATATATTCTCTAAGGGCATAGCTCATTTCATAGAACCACTTATCTTTAGACAGCACATTCATTTCATTTTCAAATTTTTCTTCTGGAGTTAAATGTAAAGTTTTATCTTTTTTAATTTTTATTCCAAGAAGAATAATCACAAGAGCTGTGATTCCAGCTACTCCACTTATGGCAGATCCATATGGAAACTGATGAAGAAATAAGTTCTTGTTACTTTCATCAGAAAGGTTTATGAATATCTCTTTATCATCAGGAGTCAAAACTGACTTTACATCAATAGTCACTTCTTTATTTCCTATATTTATTATATTTTCACCTGTTTTAAATCCTTTTACTGAAAGGATAACTGCACCATCTTTTCCATCTTTCATATTCTCAATAGAAAAATCTGTATTTTTAAATGAGTCTATTATTTTTTCTTTAGATATACCTGTTATCTGCAAAGTTACAGTATCTCCTATATTAATATCTTTTGCAGAGAGTGAAAGAGATAGTGTCACAAAAAGAATAATTAATGTTTTTTTCATAATGCCCTCCTTCTTTTGAAAAAATTAGAAAGAGTAACAACATAATCTTCATCAGTGTAAATGTTAAGTATATTTTTAGGGATGTCTTCATTAAGAGTAATATCCTTATCAAAGTTCTCTATTACTATTTCTTCTCCTGTTTCAGAATCTATCATGTTGAATATAGCTCCCTTAGGAAGGGTTTCATATTTTCTATCAGCTATTCTTATAGGGATAAGATCATGTTTTTGAGCTGTAACAGCCATGGATTTTTCATAACCTTTATCTATAAAGTCAGAGATTAAAAATACAATTGCTCTTCTTTTTGCTATTTTATTTAGAAAATCAAGTGCTTTAGATATATCTGTTCTTTTACCTTGAGGTTCAAAGCTAAGGAGATTATCCAGTATGACAAGAGAATGATTTCTTCCTTTTTTCAAAGGAATAAACTTTTCTATTTTATCTGTAAATAGAATTGCCCCTACTTTGTCACTGTTTTTATTGGCACTGAAAGCAAGACTTCCCACTAATTGACACAGCAGATCTTTTTTAGCATAAAAGCTGTTTGACTTGGAAATGTCAATAAGAAGGAAAATAGCAAGTTCTCTTTCTTCAGTAAATTCCTTTACATAAGTTTTTCTCTGTCTTGCACTAACTTTCCAATCTATTTTCTTAACATCATCTCCAGGGGCATATCTTCTTATATCAGAGAATTCCATTCCATTTCCTTTGAAATATGAACGATATTTTCCTGCAAATAATTCATCAGCAAGTATGGAAGAAGCTATTTCTATTTTTTTTATTTTTTTTAGAATTTCTGCTCTGTTCATAACTCCTCCTGTTCAGACTATGGCAGTTCAACTATTTCAAGTATATCTGTAATGATATCTTCTACTTTTTTTCCTTCAGCTTCAGCTTCATATGTAAGAATCATTCTGTGACGCAATACATCGAAGATAACTCTTTTTATATCTTGAGGGATAACATAATCTCTTCCTTCTAGAAAGGCATTTGCCTTAGCAGATACAACAAGTGCTATAGAAGCTCTTGGAGATGCTCCACAGGCAATATAGTTATTAGTTTCTCTTGTTTTAAATACAATATCAAGAATGTAGTCCATAAGCTTTTCATCTATATGGATTTCTTTTATAATCTGTTTAATTTTTTCTATTTTATCTTTATTTAATATTTCATTTATCTCAATAGAGTCAAAATCAGTTACAGAAGTAAGAAGTTTAAGCATATCTTTTTCTTCTGCTTTTGTAGGATATTCAATTTTTACTTTCATTAAAAATCTGTCCTGCTGTGCCTCAGGAAGAGGATAAGTTCCATCTTGTTCAATAGGATTTTGTGTAGCTAGGACGATAAATGGTCTGTCCAGCTTAAAAGTTTCACTAGCTATTGTGATTTGTTTTTCCTGCATAGCTTCAAGCAGTGCTGACTGTACTTTGGCAGGAGCTCTGTTTATCTCATCTGCAAGCACTATATTTGCAAAGATAGGTCCTTTCTTAATATAGAAGTCACCAGTTTTTTCATTATATATTTCAGTTCCTATAATGTCACTTGGAAGTAAATCTGGTGTAAATTGTATTCTTGCAAATTTTAGACCCAAAGTTTGAGCTAAAGTATTTACAGTTAAAGATTTTGCCAATCCTGGAAGTCCTTCCAGAAGAATATGGTTACCAGTAAGAATACCAATAAGGATTTTTCTTACCATATCCTCTTGTCCAATTATCTTTTTTTCGATTTCTTTTTTCAGAGCGATAATATTCTCTCTTTCAATTTCAATTTGTTCTTTTAGATTTTCCATTGATGCCTCCTTGTTCGATGTTTCTACTATTTATATTAATAAGTTATAGAGCGAATCCTTTTTTACAACAATATATTAGACGAAGAAAATCACAAAATTGTTGAAACTTTTTTAAATTGAACTTAATTTTTGTTTTACAATATCTCCTTTCTCTATGCTATAATATATTAGCATTAGTAAAAGGGTGGTTTCAATGAAAATAAAAGATATAAAAAAAAGAAATATTTCTAAAATCTTAAATGCATTAAGAAAAAACAGCAATACATCTAAAAAAGACCTTTCAGAGATTGTAAATCTTTCTCCTAGTACTTTGACAGAAATATGCTCTGATTTGCTGGAGCAAGGGATAATAAAAGAGCTTGGAGAGGTAAACAGTGACAAACCAGGAAGAAAAAAAGTGCTTTTATCTATAAATTATGATTATAAAAAGATTATAGGCATAGATATAAAAAATAATTTTTTTTCTCTTACTCTTACTAATTTAAAAGGAGATGTAGAGATTCAGAAATATTTTGATAAAGATACTTCTGAAGCATATAGCTTTCTGGAGGAGCTTATAAAGGAGATAAGAAACTTTATAAATGAAAATAATCTGGATAAAAAAGAATTTCTTGGAATAGGAATAAGCATAGTTGGAGCAGTTGACTTTAATACTGGTTCTACTATGAGTTTTATTGGATTCTGGAATGAAGCTGTACCTCTAAAAAAAATAATGGAAGAGAAATTAGAAATTCCAATTTATGTAAATAATAATGTTAAAAATCTGGCTATTTATCAAATGTTCTTAGAAGATGAACTTTCAGATTTCTTCTTTCTGAAATATGGAACAGGGGTAGGGGGGAGTCTGGTTATTCAAAGTGAGCTTTTTAAAAAAGAATCTTCATTGAGTGGAGAGATAGGACATTCAATAATTAATAATGATGAAAATATATGCCCTGTTTGTAAAAGAAAAGGGTGTTTTGAAAATAATTATTCTGAAAGAGCTATTCAGGAAAAAATAGAAAAGATATATTCTAAAGAAAGTACTCCAATTATATTTTCTTTGACATCTGGGGATAAGTGTAATCTTTCTTTTGATATCATACTTAAAGCGGGGGAATCAGGAGAGATAGCTGTACTTAAAATACTTCAAGAGGCAGCAGATTATTTGGCAATTTTAATTCTGAATATGTTTACTCTTTTTTATCCAAAGAAAATTGTGTTATGTGGAAATATTTTTAAAAATGATGTGTTTATCAATTATCTTTTTGGATATATTCATAATAAGCAAATATTTGATTTTAAAAAAAT encodes:
- a CDS encoding ROK family transcriptional regulator, whose translation is MKIKDIKKRNISKILNALRKNSNTSKKDLSEIVNLSPSTLTEICSDLLEQGIIKELGEVNSDKPGRKKVLLSINYDYKKIIGIDIKNNFFSLTLTNLKGDVEIQKYFDKDTSEAYSFLEELIKEIRNFINENNLDKKEFLGIGISIVGAVDFNTGSTMSFIGFWNEAVPLKKIMEEKLEIPIYVNNNVKNLAIYQMFLEDELSDFFFLKYGTGVGGSLVIQSELFKKESSLSGEIGHSIINNDENICPVCKRKGCFENNYSERAIQEKIEKIYSKESTPIIFSLTSGDKCNLSFDIILKAGESGEIAVLKILQEAADYLAILILNMFTLFYPKKIVLCGNIFKNDVFINYLFGYIHNKQIFDFKKIISVSSISDKEERCAPIFSVLKEKFYLL
- a CDS encoding AAA family ATPase, with product MENLKEQIEIERENIIALKKEIEKKIIGQEDMVRKILIGILTGNHILLEGLPGLAKSLTVNTLAQTLGLKFARIQFTPDLLPSDIIGTEIYNEKTGDFYIKKGPIFANIVLADEINRAPAKVQSALLEAMQEKQITIASETFKLDRPFIVLATQNPIEQDGTYPLPEAQQDRFLMKVKIEYPTKAEEKDMLKLLTSVTDFDSIEINEILNKDKIEKIKQIIKEIHIDEKLMDYILDIVFKTRETNNYIACGASPRASIALVVSAKANAFLEGRDYVIPQDIKRVIFDVLRHRMILTYEAEAEGKKVEDIITDILEIVELP
- a CDS encoding DUF58 domain-containing protein, producing the protein MNRAEILKKIKKIEIASSILADELFAGKYRSYFKGNGMEFSDIRRYAPGDDVKKIDWKVSARQRKTYVKEFTEERELAIFLLIDISKSNSFYAKKDLLCQLVGSLAFSANKNSDKVGAILFTDKIEKFIPLKKGRNHSLVILDNLLSFEPQGKRTDISKALDFLNKIAKRRAIVFLISDFIDKGYEKSMAVTAQKHDLIPIRIADRKYETLPKGAIFNMIDSETGEEIVIENFDKDITLNEDIPKNILNIYTDEDYVVTLSNFFKRRRAL